One window of Medicago truncatula cultivar Jemalong A17 chromosome 2, MtrunA17r5.0-ANR, whole genome shotgun sequence genomic DNA carries:
- the LOC112419474 gene encoding uncharacterized mitochondrial protein AtMg00810-like, whose protein sequence is MIVTGNNEEEMKVFKKNMMKRFEMSDLGNLTYFLGIEFEMNSQGILIHQRKYAQDVLKRFNMMNCKLISTPIDTRVKLSLVNVEKEVDPTLFKQIVDSLRYLCHTRPDIAYGVDLISRCMVKPTTSHLVAAKRIMRYVKGTSNYAFSWSSKKESVVALSSCEAEYIAASMTACQAQWINILLMELQLVKDEKMELRIDNKSAIDLAKHP, encoded by the exons atgattgttaCTGGaaacaatgaagaagaaatgaaggtttttaagaaaaacatgATGAAGAGGTTTGAGATGTCTGATCTGGGCAATCTTACATACTTTCTAGGAAttgagtttgaaatgaattcaCAAGGAATTCTGATACATCAAAGGAAGTATGCACAAGATGTTTTGAAAAGGTTTAATATGATGAACTGCAAACTAATTTCAACTCCAATTGACACAAGAGTGAAATTGTCTTTGGTAAATGTTGAGAAAGAAGTGGATCCAACTCTATTCAAGCAAATTGTGGATTCATTGAGGTATTTGTGCCATACAAGACCTGATATTGCATATGGTGTAGATTTGATCAGCAGGTGCATGGTGAAACCTACCACCTCACATCTAGTTGCAGCAAAGAGGATTATGAGATATGTGAAGGGTACTAGCAATTATG CCTTTTCATGGAGTTCTAAGAAGGAATCAGTAGTTGCATTATCTTCCTGTGAAGCAGAGTACATTGCAGCTTCCATGACAGCATGTCAAGCTCAATGGATCAACATATTACTGATGGAATTGCAATTGGTGAAGGATGAGAAGATGGAACTCAGAATTGATAACAAATCTGCTATAGACTTGGCAAAACATCCATAG